ATGAAGATCTGAGTTTTACTTTTCTGATTTTTGACATTCACTTGCTTAAGAAAATGGACACTAGAATCATGAAGGATAACATCTACCTGGATTTCAGTGTGTATTTAACAGTTATTTGTTGGCTATGAAGTGAATTAATAATTGAGAGACTATATTAGGAAAATCATATTTAGGATACTCATTTCATGtatcattataaaataattattctaaAAGTGTAGAAACATAACAAAAATcattataattaaacaaatgatatcttcttagatatacatatattttatatctttatatatatatatatatatatatatatatatatatatatatataatttctttaaatcTGAAGCTATACTACAGACTTCCAATATCTATTACTATTCCTTCCATTTTTCACTTTTGAGCATATGCATTCTGTTTACATTGTCTCCTTCCATTACTCCATGTATCACTTTAAAGCTTTGATCTCAAATGGAATTagaaatttctatattttttcttccttaaaattcAGCAATGTACCTTGAAAAATGACTTAGCACTCTCAAATCTTAGAAGACTgataacatatttttatatttttttaaaaaaagtttttaagacCACTCTGACATGTTATGAACTTGTAGAAAAAAGAACTTACAATGTTACAGTTGTTTTTAAACTAAACTTTTTTGCTTTGATGCTTTTCTATGTATGTTAACATAAATATGAAAGAAtggaaacaaggaaggaagaaaaggaggaagaaaaaagggaagggaaagatgaagggagggaaaaagaaaaggagagggaggggaaagaaatgacataaaaataaatgataattgtCCATGCTAAGAAAAATACAAACTATTAGGAGATTATATATTCAAAGAGGAACAGTCctttaaatttcagattttaattttatgtatatggatgttttgctgcatgtatgtctgtgtaccacgtgtgtatAGTACCTGCCCAGGCCAGAGGAGAGTGTTGGAtgacctggaactagagttacagaaggttgtgaactgccatgcagACACTGGGAATCAATGCAggattctctggaaaagcagcatgtgtttttaAGTGATGATCCAATGCTTGTGGATTAATATTTTACATAGAAGTGTCAGGAGAGAAATAGTTAAGAAGATAATTGGCATAGCTAATTTTCTTTGTCAACATGGTTAGACTAAGAAACACCTAGTATTGAGACACACCTTGGGGTATTTGTGTGAGCACTTTTCCATGGAGCATTAACTGGAAATATCTACCCTAGATGATGGGGGCATTATCTCATTATCTGGTATAAAGgattgaataaaaatgaaggaaaatctCATTGAGTATCAGCATTccctttcctttgcttccttATCCACTGATGTGTGACCAAAGTAGCCTTAGAACTCATCACCATGCTTTTGCCAACATATTGGAATCTATTCCCCACAGGGGCTTTCCTCTCTTCTGTtaggtattctgtcacagcaagaagaaaaggAACCAGTATTATGATATATGAACTGATGTGTATGCATTATGAGTAATAGATCATTAGAAAATCCAGGAAgagttttgtagctagagttttcctgcctggcccacagtcaggacaaatctctctcacctgccagtcccacagccgctcagacccaaccaagtaaacacagagacttatattggttacaaactgtatagccatggcaggcttcttgctaactgttcttacagcttaaattaatccatttctattaatctataccttgccacgtggctcgtggctcactggcatcttcacatgctgtttgtcatcgtggggcctggcagtatctctctgactcagccttccacttcccagctttattctcctccttgtcccgcctacacttcctgcctagccaatggccaatcagtgttttatttattgactaatcagcaacacatttgccatacagaacatcccacagcacttcccctattttttttaaatgtcatttactTAAAACAATGTATTTCTGCTTTTACAAAAGCAGCTTTgtagaaatgttttccttaagaCGGCCATTGCAGTCACGCTGCTCAGAGAGATTCAGCTCTTTGGCCTCCCCTGTCCAGAAACAGGCACCTTTCAAGCTGTCCTCAGTGAACATTCTGTAACAAGTGCCTGAAGTTCTCCAATTCTCTCACACTTGTGGAAATCCTTCCAAATGCATTAAACAAGGATACTATCTCTTGTCGGGTTAGCTGGAATTCATAACTTGGTCCACTCTCTGGCATATTTGctctcagtttctcagaaaacaggATCTTCAGAGCAGTGCCCAAACCATGAGTCTGGAGCTTTCCCCACAGTCGACACTTAAAACAACCAACGCAATCCATGATTCtggaaatatttctaaaatgtagTCGGAAGTCCTCCTTCAGTTTATGTGCTTCATTTTTATCCCCAGCAAAGAAAGAATTCTCATCAAAATGCAAAGGAAATGACTTGATTTCATGAAGGATCTCCAGAAGTAACACTTTGTTTTCTGCATCCTGAACTTTATTTCCAGTGAAGAGCTGAAAATCTGGGCGCTCAAAAAATGGGAGCATTTTAGACAGAGCCCTTAACTCTATCAAGTACAGAAAGTACAAGTTCTTCAGCCTTCTCAGACCTTCTCCTTCAGTCAAAACCCCATCAAAACGCTGCTGAAACTCTGTGACATTGTGGCCCCATTTCTTTTCCAGCCAAGTATCTTGTAAAAGATACCTTGCACTCAAATGCACATTAATGCTTGCATGTAGACCAGATATAAGCCTGTAGAATGCTCTCTTTTCTACACAGAGGCCTTCTAGCCAGCTGTAAAAAGTGTTCTCTTTACTTTTTCCTTGACCAGAAGCCAAAGGATTTAAAGGCCGTTGAATTGTCTGTGGCTTAAAACAGTTTTCTTCATAGATGACACTCCATATCCTCCAAGCATTcggaaattattttctctgaatttgtcaaatacaaatggactagacattgtttagacatttattacttgtatatattgcatatagtcattgtacttttgtatatagtttttcttttgttagttataacctttttcttttttttcctttttattaaaatagaaaaggggaaatgtggtggtattttatttgtactgaaatgtgattttaattgtatgttaataaataaagttgcctgggggtcagagctattagagtcatagcaagtgcgtggcagcggtagcgcacgcctttaaggacctggagggcggtacatacaggcagtgatgaggcagtcacatgtttgggtttacaaccaatgagaaggcagaacagctagactatataaagacatacacacaggaagtgggcccctttttcggagagctctcttggctgaagaggatccctgaatcaggaagggtgaggctcttagctctgacttcttggctttcttctctgaatcggctctgtgtttcttatttaataagacggttggtcaCATctacagagttttttttttttttcatctggagTGGGGGTTAGGAAGCACTGGAATTCTCATCCATGGGCAGGTCTATGTTTGAGGTGGGAGTTGTAACAGGGGTGTTTGGTTCTGTATTCAAAATAGCACCTCTCTACAGTCATGTGATCAAGAAGAAAGGTGTCATGGATAGAGGAGAACACAGGGATAGAAAGGCCAGGAATTATTGTATGTCACATAGTTTAATTTCCTTAACATTTCCTCCTTTACTCtggaaaacaaggaaagacaaACATTATGCCCTGGCAATAACCAGCCATAAGACATTATTTTCAGTGAAATAAACAAGGCTCATATGCAAAAAAACATATAATCTCATTGATATGTAGAATCTAAAATGTTGAACTCTTCAAATTGAGAGTAAttaccagaggctggggagagtaGAAAGGAGGCAGGCAAGCAATCCATATTGATCTATGTGTACCCATAGTTATGGTGTGATTTCTGCTATGTTAGTGACCAGCACAGTGACTATAGATAACAGAGAATCTACAACACTTCAAGTGTTAGAAAGATCTCACTAAAACAAATAATGAGTGTTTGAGAGACATATACATTTAACCTGACTTATACATTATATAACTTATACGCCAAGCCATCATATAGCTGAGCAGGATCAAGCATGTTTTTACATCAATCTCAACCgtcagaggcaaaggcaagatgatttctgtgagtttgtccACATGACAACTTTCAAGTCAGCCAGAGCTAttcagtgagtccctgtctcaaatacaaaatatatggttaatttaaatagaaaatgtaTTGTTTATTTATCAGATAAAATAAGTTTAATAAAATCACAAGTATTTCGttagaaaattcagaaaaaaatgaggagAGAAAGTGAATGAGACACAACGTCACAGCAAAATccatgatcctctggctcttacaatctttccagcccctctccaGCCATGTTGcatgagccttaggtgtgggagcaTTTTGTAGAAGCAGTGGATTTGAAGGAAAGTGGGATGTTCTATCTAAACTGTAGCTTTAACTGTTCTGCAAATTCATTATTTCAAGACTAGAGGTCACCTAGTAAGGATCAACCTgacatttaaaagaatatttgtgCTTTTCAAAGTTTGTTAAATAAATTCCCTGTTGATTGCCATTATGGTGATTTCCAGTTGCTTGATAATGTAGGTAAAATTTTCACTTGTTTCCTACTGTAATTGtactgatttatttttagaaacataAAAATCCCTAGCCAAAAGTTACTCAGAAACCAACTTAAAAAGCAGAGCAAAATCTACAAATCTAAGATCAAGATCAATCTTTTATAAAATATCATGCTACCTGAAACACTACATGGGGGTGACTATCTCTGAACATTCTTATGTTTTTAACcactgttattgtttgttttattcccaaataaatcacacactggggcttatttttaattataagtggctggccttagcttggcttatttcttgccagctttccttaacttatctaccttttgcctttgggcttttccagttcttttacttctgtaaatcttactcttactctgtggcttgctatgtagctgggtggctggttggctggcctctggagtcctcctccttctctggctacttcttttcatTCTCCCAGATTTTCTCCTCTatatattctgtctgcctgccagccccgcctattctttctcatgccttgctattgaccattcagttctttattagaccaccagatgttttagacaggcatactaacacagtttcacagagttaaacaaatgcaacataaataaaagtaaaaaaaaaacttaaaataatatttcctaaCAAGCACAAAATCAACATTCCTATGGAGATGAACTTGcatatttcttttgattttgtttgctcACTAGTGATTGATTTTATATTAACTTTTCTCATGACCATTACAGCAGTTTTTTACATTGCTTccctcttcgtgtgtgtgtgtgtgtgtgtgtgtgtgtgtgtgtgtgtgtgtagtggtatttgctctgctgATGACCTTGGGCTACagggcctgaaggaggtggtgcttcctgccattgtaatgacctcttaaaaggagggggagaagggtcacatgccccctCTCCTCACTCCTACCTGCtaggtggattcactcccagtcagatcagaggacagctcctGCTGTCTAATCTGTTCTgtaattgtgagtgtatttcctcaacttaccttaataaatttccctaattcttcttaaacagactcccatggatttattgctttgtattgtgtgtgtgtgtgtgtgtgtgtgtgtggtgttctccATTAATTGAGGCTTTGAaccattttcttttatgtatttttcagcACCCTTCCAATGATTAATGTATTTTGGTATGCTTTAACTGATGTTGATTAAATCAGACATTGAGTTCCCCCTTTTTTATTATATACACTAAAGAAAATTGTTCAATAAATTTCTGTTAGAAAACTGATGTGAATATTTGATGAGGTTTTACAGTTGTGTGAATATATAACCACTACCTAGAATAAGAAATGGGTCATACTCAGTACTcattttttacttatttctaCCTCCCTTCTCCTATTACCAGAAGTCAATGATTCCTCACAGGTAACAACTATTATGACTTCTATAGGCACAGATTTCTCAGCCTGTTTGAGTTTCATGAAAATAGAGCAGTCAGTTTGTTCTTTTCTATGTATGAATTCTTTTATTCAGTTACATTTCTGAGATACTTTTAATTTGTTCATTGTTTTAGTGTATTacctcatttttacattttagatAATGTTATAAATATAGTAACATTTATTCCCCTATTATACTGTGTTGAGCTAGTTAGAGTTCTGCATTATTATAAATCTgctttaaacatttttgtttatgaCTTTTAATTGACATATACACTCAGTTCTTTAAACAGAAATCTAGAAAAAATTGTTCTGTCAAAGATTATCTGTTTAACTCTAAGTAATACATATCGGTTCTTTAGCCCAGTTTGTCTCAATTTATAACTCTATCAATAATGTAAGAACACTCTGCTTGATGCTTGTCTTCTACAACATTTAATAATGTCTATCATTGGGTAAATATTATAGCGATTTGGATAGCTACACATTCcagtgtagttgaaagttttctcaggtcccaccaGGCCCTGCAGTCCTGTGTTCCTAAGGCCCTACCCATCCCCATAGTcgtgcagccacttataaaataatcattcagaagcttaatattatttacaaactgtatggcccatgtcaggcttcttgctagctagctattataacttaacccatttctatttatctatactttgccacatggccgtggcattactggtctgctggcatcttgctgctccttccttagtggcagctggcatcttcctctcctctcctttcttctgtctgtatatctgtttggatttcctgcctgcctctaagctgccttgccataggccaatgaatgcagctttatttatcaaccaatcagagtaacatatatccacagcatacagaaagatatcccacagcatttcagTCTGTTTTAATTCATGATTCTGTGATTATTGATGTAGTTTGTTATGTTTAAATTGGCTTTACTTTGCAAAGACTATCACCTCAGCAATTTTGGACTATTTCATATTTGATGTTTTATCATAGTTATCCTTCATATAGAATACTGGTGGGCATGAATAATTTGCTATACATATTACTGCAcatatttatagcttacctttttactttcttttttactaCTTTTTGATGTACTATAATACTTAACTTACTATAgcactcatttttttctattatgacAACTGATACTTGTGCctattaaagacatttttttcatttgtaggGAAAGTGAAATTCATTTCTCTACTTTCTTCTgttatgaaattttaattttaacatgagGTATGTAATccatttttaattcatattttcttaatgaaatatGAGGACTAAAGTGGTTTTGCCATTTTATCAGGTCATTTGCTGATTAACCACACTAACAAACATACTTTCCCTATTGAATTGCAGTGAGTTTTATTACTAATAATCAATCAAGTAATTATGCTTGTATGGGTACATTTATGGACTGGTTCCTTGAATTCATGAGTGTATCCTATGAACTAGTAGTGTCCCACAGACCTCTTCAAGGAATCTGTGTGATAATAATCCTGAGTGAGCTCATTTATATCTGTAATATAAAAATGTTGGACTAATAGAAGTAGCAAATAGAACAGTGAATATTAGAGGCTGGGAAATGGGACAAAATGATCAATGGGCACAGTGTTTCCATTGGACAGAAAGAATAAACTTTAGTGACCTTCATTTGTACAAAatagtgaaaataataaataaaattacattgtattgTCCAATATTGTGGAGCCACATATCTGTCCTATTATGTTTGTTGCCCTGGGTCTTAGTTAAATATTTGAGCAACTATCGCCCATTCAAGTTTGTACTTGACGCCTGGTCTATATTTCCTATGGAATTATTTTGGTTCACTCAGCCTATTTGGTGCCAATGGGACttttatttctgctcttgtaaAGAAGGAAGATATTTTCCCAGACTCAGCTACCCCACTGTGTTTCCCTGAGACTTATGCCCACCGGGTCAAAGAGATTTCCCTGGATATGGTCTCTCTCTGCTTACCTTGACATCTGGGAACTCTGGTACCTTTAGTGCCGGAGATAGGTTTCTTTGGGCCAGTAACTCTGGGTAGGATTCCAAACTTATCAGGCATTATTGGTAGTACTGGGCCCAGAAGATGTTTCCAGAACCCTTATGTGGACCTGGAGCAGAGAGAAGTGAGTTGGGCTGTCTTCTATTGCAAATATGTGGCACAGAATGCTGGGTCTTCTGCTTTTGTACCTTTGTTTGCAGAGACAGATGTGAGTCATCTGAAAGGTCTTGTGTTTACTGTCTTAGGTTTTCAAATGCTCTTTACCTTCATTGGCCTTTTAGGTTTCTCCCATAGTTACATCTTTCATTGTTTTCAGGACTTAAAACTGTTCCAACCCGAAAAGGACAAGGAAATAAATCTGTTCCATCTCACCTGAACCAGAGTCATGAAAAACCATTTTGATCATAACAATTTATTGTTCAGCTTTCAACAGTGTACTATACATTTTCTTCCCACGCTGTTCTAGAGCAAATTGTCCATTTATTGTGACTCGACCATGATGAAAAGTTAATTCTACttcaaaataattgttttgagCATTTGAAATATTCTAATTGGGTTGTGTTTGCTGGTGTGTAAAGCAATTCCTTTCTATATTGTAGGTTTCATTGAAATTGCAACTATGCCtctttgataaaaaataaattgtatctATGACTAAGGAGATGACCGAgcagataaagtgcttgctgcacaagcttgaggacctgagttcagacccgcTGCACCCACATAAATGCTTCTGGAAGTGGTACGTGTGTGCATACTTGGAACTGCAGAGATGCAGACAAGCGTGATTCTTCCCTCAGACTCACTGGCCAGTAATTGGCAGAACGGCATGCTGGAGCTTCACTGACAAATGGCCTGTCTCAGAAAACGAGGCAGAGCATAATAGAGGGAGACACGTGAACTGACCTCTGGCTTGTACATCCACAGTCACAGGAGTGCAAATCCAAATTCATATTTTTTTGCAGATACACACTCTTTTCCCCCAAAATAATAAATTACGTTAATATCTTAGAAGCATTACTGGTTTTATATATCTGTAACAAAAACTCATCAACACCATCTGTATACAAACAGatgaaatgtattattattattaatatttttaattttgaaatcatAACATTTTTACAACATTTCCTCCCTTACCTTCCCTCTCTATAAATAACCCCTCTCATTTACTCTCTTTTTCTCAAAGTCATagcctcttttcctttgttttatatacatatacatatttctaaatatataaatatgaccTGCTCATTCTGTTTAAtgttacatgcatgcacatgccctCAGGACTGATCAAGTGTATTATTCTTGTTATGAAGAAATTGTtttactagaaaataaaaatatatttctatggTAATATTATATGTGGAAAAAAACAGTGTGTATTCTCTAGTGCCTTTAATGAAGAACTCAAGTTTCTAATGTGATCTCCCGAATCTTTGATATAAGCATTCACTATTCAACTTAGAAATTCAGTTTTGTGAGTACTGCTTACTAATACAGAAGAAGATATACATTTGGGTGCCAGAATGACACTGGGTTCATTAAGGATGACATAATAGGGCATTTTCCAGCTTTTTTTGACCTTATGCTAGTAGTgcaacattatttcatttttgttttagttgaAGAGCTCAAAATACTTTGTTTACAAATTATGCATTTATCACATCTATCTTCAAAGATATCTTGGAAAATAAGGTGCTTTCCCCGTCTGAGGTCTATTCTTTCTTCAGGTTGTGAAAAGGACGAAGGTCTAGCATCTCTTTTAGGAATATGACAATATTCTTTCCCCGTCTCAGGCTCTCTAATATTTTTTACTCCAAAATTTCTCTCTCATCCTTGCCAGCCCCGTTAGAGATCAACTGGTTCCCTTGATGGGAAGAGCTGATGACATCAGCATTTCTGCATTCCGCTGCTGTATACTCTGTCAGAAAAACGAGCAAAGTGCCTGGCTGCTCTCCTGGAGAAAAGTGAAATACAGAGTCTTTCAAATTATTACATCGATATGTCTTTCTGCCATGGTGACTAGAACATTAGATACAAACCCAATGCTTGAATCAGATAATAAATATTGCAAAAGATTGGAGTATGGGTAAGAAATAATTCTTGACCTGAATAGGGTCACCGTCAGTGCAGCAGAAATGGGAATTGGaagaatatatataaaactcCTGCACGATGATGGGAAGATAGGATGGTGCTGATAATCAGTGCTTTCAAATTTAATGAGGACAATGAGGTAaaagtaaatgattttttttgttttctatatataAGCATATAAATTGTAAGTTGTAGTTTATATTCATGGAGACATAGTAATGAGGACTGACAGTACAAAGTAATAGTAGACCAGCTGCAACAATAACGGTGCTGGTAAATATAAAAGGAAGATGAAATGAGATGACCTTTGCTTCCTCTACATCAGTCAATGTCACTGTTATACTGCAGGTATTACAAGCAACCAGATTAGATACTTACTTTCATGTTACAAATGCCATTGATGACCTTTATAATAATAAGACTATTTCTTTAATAGCAAACAAGTGACAAAGATCACAGATAAATTAGAGAGTATGTACGGCCCTTTGGGGAATATCAGTACATATTTTTGTAAATGCTGACAGCATGCAACAGGTGAGCTATGAAGGCAAAAATAAACATACCTCTGTAAATGACAATTTTTGAATAAGGAgctataaaatatatgttatcCTAGCAACAAAGTAATTCTTTTACTTCCATCATATCCAAAGTAGAGATGTTTCTTTTATATACAGGATGTGTTGAGATGTATGATTATATGACTGTACCAGTCAGTTACAGTTCATGCTCTGCATATACAAAGTAGACTGAAAGTGTTTCCTGTGGGGATGAAATCGATGTACAACTAAACAAATGCCCTCAAAGAAACGTGTTTATTATGGCAAATGCTATATTAAATATGATGTTAGGCTCTTCATTTTCTAGGGATGACTCACCTTTTCCTAAGCCAGACATAAAGTATTTATTCTTTGTCTCCTGTGTAAATGTCATAACACCACAGGCATTTTATTTCCCAAcattttctcagtcagaaatactCTAATTCCGGTTGTTGGAAATTGCATTGCGTTCTGTGTGGTGCGTGTTCCAATCTCCCAGAGTGGCCACAGATGCACGATTCTCAGTCCTGCTATCCTGGCATTTATTACTGtaaaaccccaaagaaaacatttttttttaagttaaagccAATGTTTGTTCAATGACCGATTGCTGGTAAAAATAATACACAGCCCATGGGTTAATGCAAATAGGAGATACTTAATTGTTATATGTGCTGCAAAAATGGAGGTGCAGTGGTGAGGAAAGAGTGTGCTGGAGAGAAACGGGAAGTTTCTTATCTCAAGTGTGCAAAATGAAATTCACTCACCACAAGAAAAATGAGCTGAAATTACTACAGAGAGAAAGCTTAGAGAAAAAAGTATTTAAGGATGAGAGGAAGAAAGCAGAGCTGGCGCTGCTGAGATGCTCTTGGGTAAAGATGCTCGCTTCAGACCCTGATGAAGTGAGTTTCAGCCCTGAGACCCACGCATGGAGGAAGGGAACGGATACTTGTAAGTTTGTGCACTGACCTCTGCAATCAAACACtttacacatacaaacacacaggtaCGCATGCatactctcactcactcactaaggaaaatattacaaagcaaaagaaagcaaagcaaaatccCAGAGGAGACTTATGGAAGGTACGAAAGGAAGAAGAGACTCCCATGTGACTAAGGGGGATTGCCACTGAGAGGTTTGCTTAAGGATTTTCACAGGATGTACGGCAGGACATCCAAAAAGACTGAGGTGATTTCCATTGAAATTGCTTAATTCTAATGAGTAAATCACAAACCAAACCAATAAGGGAGCTCCACACACTGTGCATCTTATCTTAGCCTGAGCAGCACACGACTAGGCTATGAGCACACTGTGCATCGCATCCACTTAGGGATTATTGAAGTCCTCTTCTGTCCATCTCTGACTTCTCTCTGGAAAGCTTCTGGCTTTGATTCATTTATCTATTGTTTAGACTTTGGGGGAGTCCTCCATCTAGTAATCGGTTTATGACTCCTTTCATCATTTTTgttagtatttatttaaaatttttcatgcaatatattttggtAGTATTCTTTCTTGTCCACAGATCTTCCCCACTACCCTACCTACATAAgtttatgttctttttctcttttcaaggaaatgaaataaaacaaccaAGAATGAAGATcaaaatagacaaaataaaaaagaacaagaagaaaaaggataaatagaagaaaaggagaaataaaagaagaagaagagaagaaaaagaagaagaagaagatgaagaagaagaagaagaagaagaagaagaagaagaagaagaagaagaagaagaagaagaagaagaaagaggaggaggaggaggaggaggaggagaaggagaagaaggagaagaagaattcaatgaataaaatatgcctaaacaaaactaaaaacactttccccacacacacagaaacacacacagaaacacacacagaaacacacacaccatggagttcattttgtgttgacccTACTAATGGGCATGTGTCCTGCCCTGGATGGAATGTGGTAGAGATACCAGTTTCCAGTGACACTTAAtttgagaaaattgatttttctttcccagaagGTATCTATTACAAACAGCTTCTTGGTCATTCTAACCTCAAGTGTTCACTTCAACTTCTCAGTCTTCAAATAGGATTTGAACCTGAACATG
The nucleotide sequence above comes from Peromyscus eremicus chromosome 13, PerEre_H2_v1, whole genome shotgun sequence. Encoded proteins:
- the LOC131923201 gene encoding ERO1-like protein alpha — protein: FPNAWRIWSVIYEENCFKPQTIQRPLNPLASGQGKSKENTFYSWLEGLCVEKRAFYRLISGLHASINVHLSARYLLQDTWLEKKWGHNVTEFQQRFDGVLTEGEGLRRLKNLYFLYLIELRALSKMLPFFERPDFQLFTGNKVQDAENKVLLLEILHEIKSFPLHFDENSFFAGDKNEAHKLKEDFRLHFRNISRIMDCVGCFKCRLWGKLQTHGLGTALKILFSEKLRANMPESGPSYEFQLTRQEIVSLFNAFGRISTSVRELENFRHLLQNVH